A single region of the Lactobacillus isalae genome encodes:
- the infA gene encoding translation initiation factor IF-1 encodes MAKEDVIEVEGKVVDTLPNAMFKVELENGATILAHVSGKIRMHYIRILPGDRVTVELSPYDLTKGRITYRFIK; translated from the coding sequence TTGGCAAAAGAAGATGTCATCGAAGTTGAGGGTAAGGTAGTCGATACCTTACCTAATGCTATGTTTAAAGTTGAATTAGAAAATGGTGCAACTATTTTAGCTCATGTTTCTGGTAAAATCAGAATGCACTACATTAGAATTTTACCTGGTGATAGAGTAACAGTTGAATTATCACCATATGATTTAACTAAGGGTAGGATTACGTATCGTTTTATTAAGTAA
- the rpsK gene encoding 30S ribosomal protein S11, with protein sequence MAAKKTARKRRVKKHVESGVAHIHSTFNNTLVMITDVQGNAVAWSSAGALGFKGSRKSTPFAAQMAAEAAAKSAMDQGMKHVEVSVKGPGAGREAAIRALQAAGLEITAIRDVTPVPHNGSRPPKRRRV encoded by the coding sequence ATGGCTGCAAAGAAAACAGCACGTAAACGCCGTGTAAAGAAGCATGTTGAAAGCGGCGTTGCTCATATTCATTCTACGTTTAACAATACCTTGGTCATGATTACTGACGTACAAGGTAACGCAGTCGCATGGTCTTCCGCTGGTGCTTTAGGTTTCAAGGGTAGTCGTAAGTCTACACCATTTGCTGCTCAAATGGCCGCAGAAGCAGCTGCAAAATCTGCAATGGATCAAGGCATGAAGCATGTTGAAGTTTCAGTTAAAGGCCCAGGTGCAGGTCGTGAAGCTGCTATTAGAGCACTTCAAGCTGCAGGTCTTGAAATCACTGCTATTCGCGACGTTACTCCAGTGCCGCACAACGGTTCCAGACCACCAAAACGTCGTCGTGTCTAG
- the rpmD gene encoding 50S ribosomal protein L30 — translation MMDLKVTLIKSVAHRLPKQRKIVKALGLGKVNSTVVLPDNAATRGALLKIAHLISVEEVNK, via the coding sequence ATAATGGATTTAAAAGTTACCTTAATTAAAAGCGTCGCACACCGTCTTCCAAAACAAAGAAAAATTGTTAAAGCTCTTGGTCTTGGTAAGGTAAATAGCACTGTTGTTCTTCCAGACAACGCTGCAACTCGTGGCGCTTTATTGAAGATTGCTCACCTGATCTCAGTTGAAGAGGTTAATAAGTAA
- the rpsM gene encoding 30S ribosomal protein S13: MARIAGVDLPRNKRVVVALTYIYGIGEPTAKKICKDAGISEDVRTNDLTPEDQEKLRSEVDKYRVEGDLRREVSLNIKRLVEIGSYRGIRHRRGLPVRGQNTKNNARTRKGSKRK; this comes from the coding sequence ATGGCACGTATTGCTGGTGTTGACTTACCCAGAAATAAAAGAGTTGTAGTCGCATTAACTTATATCTATGGTATTGGTGAACCAACTGCAAAAAAGATTTGTAAAGATGCTGGTATTTCTGAAGATGTTCGTACTAATGACTTGACTCCAGAAGATCAAGAAAAATTACGTAGCGAAGTAGATAAATATCGTGTTGAAGGTGATCTTCGTCGTGAAGTTAGTCTTAACATTAAGCGTTTAGTTGAAATTGGTTCATACCGTGGTATTCGTCACCGTCGTGGCTTGCCAGTTCGTGGTCAAAATACCAAGAATAATGCTCGTACTCGTAAGGGTTCAAAGAGAAAATAA
- a CDS encoding adenylate kinase: MINLILLGLPGAGKGTASESIVDKYHLAHISTGDMFREAMANETPVGLEAKSYIDKGNLVPDEVTAKLVEERLKQPDTKNGFILDGFPRTTVQAELLEGITKRLEKPLTNVIAIDVDEDVLIKRLSARYICKNCGATYNKISNPTKVEGTCDRCGGHEFFQREDDKPEVVKNRLEVNKKMNTPLRDFYEEKGILSTVNGEQTPEKVFEDIDKILSKD, encoded by the coding sequence ATGATTAATTTAATTCTTTTAGGTTTGCCTGGTGCAGGCAAAGGAACAGCTTCTGAAAGCATTGTGGATAAGTATCACTTGGCACATATTTCTACTGGTGATATGTTTAGAGAAGCTATGGCTAATGAAACTCCAGTTGGTTTAGAAGCTAAAAGTTATATCGATAAAGGAAACTTAGTGCCTGATGAGGTTACTGCTAAGTTAGTTGAAGAACGACTTAAGCAACCTGACACTAAGAATGGATTCATCTTAGATGGATTTCCAAGAACCACTGTTCAAGCAGAACTTCTTGAAGGTATAACTAAACGGTTGGAAAAACCGTTAACTAATGTAATTGCAATTGATGTTGATGAAGATGTTTTAATCAAGCGTTTATCAGCACGTTACATTTGTAAAAATTGTGGTGCAACTTACAACAAGATTTCAAATCCAACTAAGGTAGAAGGGACTTGTGATCGTTGCGGCGGACATGAATTTTTCCAACGTGAGGATGACAAGCCAGAAGTTGTTAAAAATCGCTTAGAAGTTAACAAGAAAATGAATACCCCTCTTCGTGATTTTTATGAAGAAAAGGGAATTCTTTCAACTGTTAACGGTGAACAAACTCCGGAAAAAGTATTTGAAGACATTGACAAAATTTTAAGTAAAGACTAG
- the rplO gene encoding 50S ribosomal protein L15 has translation MKLNELKPNEGSRRNRKRVGRGTSSGYGKTAGRGQKGQLARTGGKTRLGFEGGQMPLFRRMPKRGFKNVNRKEYAIINLNDLNRFDDGSEVTIDTLKSSGLVKKELAGVKLLANGELKVKLTVKVNKASEAAKKAVEAAGGTVEVI, from the coding sequence ATGAAGCTTAATGAATTAAAACCAAATGAAGGTTCACGTCGCAACAGAAAGCGTGTTGGTCGTGGTACTTCTAGTGGTTACGGTAAAACTGCTGGTCGTGGTCAAAAAGGTCAATTAGCTCGTACTGGTGGTAAGACTCGTTTAGGTTTCGAAGGTGGTCAAATGCCATTATTCAGAAGAATGCCTAAGCGTGGTTTCAAGAATGTTAACCGCAAAGAATACGCTATTATTAATTTAAATGATTTAAACAGATTTGATGATGGTAGTGAAGTAACTATCGATACATTGAAATCATCAGGTTTAGTTAAAAAAGAACTTGCAGGAGTTAAGTTGTTAGCTAACGGTGAATTAAAGGTTAAGTTAACTGTAAAAGTTAACAAAGCCTCAGAAGCTGCTAAAAAAGCTGTTGAAGCCGCTGGCGGAACTGTTGAGGTGATCTAA
- the rplR gene encoding 50S ribosomal protein L18 — MISKPDKNKLRLKRHKRIRGKISGTAERPRLSVFRSNKNIYAQLIDDVEGVTLASASTNDKNISAEGSKMEQAAEVGKALAETAAKKNIKSVVFDRSGYLYHGRVQALADAARENGLEF, encoded by the coding sequence GTGATTTCTAAACCAGATAAAAACAAATTACGCTTAAAGCGTCATAAACGTATTCGTGGAAAGATTTCTGGTACTGCTGAGCGCCCACGCTTAAGTGTTTTCCGTTCAAACAAAAACATCTACGCTCAATTAATTGATGATGTAGAGGGTGTAACGCTTGCAAGTGCCTCAACAAATGATAAAAACATTTCAGCTGAAGGTTCTAAAATGGAACAAGCTGCTGAAGTAGGTAAAGCTTTAGCTGAAACTGCTGCTAAGAAGAACATCAAGAGTGTTGTATTTGATAGAAGTGGTTACTTATACCACGGTCGTGTACAAGCTCTTGCTGATGCAGCACGTGAAAACGGATTAGAATTCTAG
- the secY gene encoding preprotein translocase subunit SecY — MFSTLKNAFKDKDIRSKIFFTLFILLLYRIGANITVPGVNAKAITRVAQTGLVPMLDTVSGGGLDTYSIFSLGVSPYITAQIVIQLLQMDIVPKLVEWGKQGEVGRRKTNQVTRYLTLVVAFVQSLGITLGFNVLTEMGLVKTQTPQTYIEIAIIMTAGTMLLTWLGDEITDKGLGNGVSVIIFAGIIARLPNGIYQLFKDFIINNSASDRWQGILFFIAIIIAILLVTQFVTWFQQADLRVPIQYTRRAATSGSESFLPLKVNVSGVIPVIFASSFIITPATILMAFQRSHGNEQWFKICNQIFSLQTTPGALIYTLLIILFTFFYAFVQVNPEKLAENLQKQGAYIPSVWPGKDTQKYVSKILIRLSTVGAVFLGLVALLPQLATNIFGLPSSIGLGGTSLLIVIGVVLELARQVDGLLMKREYVGFIR, encoded by the coding sequence ATGTTCTCGACCTTGAAGAACGCCTTTAAGGATAAAGATATTAGATCAAAGATCTTTTTTACTCTCTTTATCCTATTGCTTTATCGAATCGGAGCTAATATTACTGTTCCGGGAGTTAATGCAAAAGCTATTACACGGGTTGCACAGACTGGTTTAGTCCCAATGTTGGATACAGTTAGTGGTGGTGGATTAGATACATATTCAATCTTTTCACTTGGTGTTTCACCTTACATTACTGCTCAGATTGTTATCCAATTACTCCAAATGGACATTGTTCCTAAGTTAGTTGAGTGGGGGAAACAAGGAGAGGTTGGAAGACGAAAGACAAATCAGGTAACGCGTTATCTTACGTTAGTCGTTGCTTTTGTTCAAAGTCTAGGAATTACTCTTGGTTTTAACGTTTTAACTGAAATGGGTTTGGTTAAAACGCAAACCCCTCAAACCTATATTGAGATTGCCATTATTATGACAGCTGGGACAATGCTTTTGACCTGGCTAGGTGATGAAATCACTGATAAGGGTCTTGGAAATGGTGTATCTGTAATTATTTTTGCAGGTATCATTGCTCGACTTCCTAATGGAATTTATCAGTTATTTAAAGATTTCATTATTAATAATAGTGCTAGCGATCGTTGGCAAGGGATTTTGTTCTTCATCGCGATCATTATTGCCATTTTACTAGTAACTCAATTTGTTACATGGTTTCAACAGGCTGATTTACGAGTACCTATTCAATATACTCGTAGAGCAGCAACAAGTGGCTCCGAAAGTTTCCTACCGCTAAAGGTTAACGTTTCTGGAGTTATTCCAGTTATTTTTGCCAGTTCCTTTATTATTACACCAGCTACAATTTTGATGGCTTTCCAAAGATCTCATGGAAATGAACAATGGTTTAAGATTTGTAATCAAATATTTAGTTTACAAACCACACCGGGTGCATTAATTTATACACTATTAATTATCTTGTTCACTTTCTTCTATGCCTTTGTTCAAGTAAATCCAGAAAAGTTGGCTGAGAACTTGCAAAAGCAAGGAGCCTACATTCCTAGCGTTTGGCCAGGAAAAGATACACAAAAATATGTATCTAAAATTTTGATTAGATTATCTACAGTAGGTGCGGTATTTTTAGGCCTTGTTGCCTTATTACCACAACTTGCTACAAATATTTTTGGTTTACCAAGTTCAATTGGTCTTGGTGGAACTAGTCTTTTAATCGTTATTGGTGTGGTTTTAGAATTAGCTCGTCAAGTTGATGGGTTGCTAATGAAACGCGAATACGTTGGATTTATTAGATAG
- a CDS encoding DNA-directed RNA polymerase subunit alpha: MIEFEKPNITVVDQEEAYGKFVVEPLERGFGTTLGNSLRRVLLTSIPGTALSYIQIDGVLHEFSTVPGVREDVTKIILNLKKLELKSLSDEEKIAEIDVTGPAIVTAADLKVDSDIEVLNPDQYICSIADGGHLHMNVAIKSGRGYVPASENKTDDMPIGVIPVDSLFSPIKKVNYQVESARVGKRDDYDKLTLEIWTDGSITPNDALSFAAKILVEHFKVFMSTDMDAQFDDVMVEKEDDKNEKKLEMTIEELDLSVRSYNCLKRAGINTVQELTDKSEADMMRVRNLGRKSLEEVKNKLAELGLSLRQDD, from the coding sequence ATGATTGAATTTGAAAAACCAAATATTACCGTAGTAGACCAAGAGGAGGCATACGGTAAGTTTGTTGTCGAACCACTGGAACGCGGTTTCGGGACTACTTTAGGTAACTCACTCCGTCGAGTTTTACTTACTTCCATTCCAGGTACGGCACTTTCTTACATTCAGATTGATGGTGTATTACATGAATTTTCAACAGTTCCTGGCGTTAGAGAAGACGTCACTAAAATTATTCTTAATTTGAAGAAACTAGAGTTAAAGTCACTCTCAGATGAAGAAAAAATTGCTGAAATCGATGTAACTGGTCCAGCAATCGTAACTGCTGCTGATTTGAAGGTCGACTCTGATATTGAGGTCTTAAATCCAGATCAATATATTTGTAGTATTGCTGATGGTGGCCATTTGCATATGAACGTTGCGATCAAATCTGGTCGTGGTTATGTTCCCGCAAGTGAAAACAAGACAGATGACATGCCTATTGGTGTCATCCCCGTTGATTCACTCTTTTCACCAATCAAAAAAGTTAACTACCAAGTTGAAAGTGCTCGTGTTGGTAAAAGAGACGATTATGACAAATTAACTTTAGAAATTTGGACTGATGGTTCAATCACGCCTAATGATGCCCTTAGTTTCGCTGCGAAGATTCTTGTAGAACACTTCAAAGTATTTATGTCTACTGATATGGATGCGCAGTTTGATGATGTAATGGTAGAAAAAGAGGACGATAAGAACGAGAAGAAGCTTGAGATGACGATCGAAGAGCTTGATCTATCTGTTCGTTCATATAACTGCTTAAAACGTGCAGGAATTAATACTGTTCAAGAATTAACTGATAAATCTGAAGCAGATATGATGCGCGTACGTAACTTAGGACGTAAGTCATTAGAAGAAGTAAAGAATAAACTTGCCGAACTTGGTCTATCACTTCGTCAAGATGACTAA
- the rpmJ gene encoding 50S ribosomal protein L36: protein MKVRPSVKPMCEHCKIIKRHGRVMVICSANPKHKQRQG, encoded by the coding sequence ATGAAAGTTAGACCATCTGTTAAACCAATGTGTGAACATTGCAAGATTATCAAAAGACATGGTCGTGTTATGGTGATTTGCTCTGCAAACCCTAAGCACAAACAACGTCAAGGTTAA
- the rpsE gene encoding 30S ribosomal protein S5 encodes MANRNDSRRDSRKDRKKDDIEDQLVAINRITKVVKGGRRMRFAAVVIVGDRKGHVGFGTGKAQEVPEAIRKAVEAGKKRMIKVPTVGTTIPHEVMGHYGSGNIMLKPAEAGSGVAAGGAVRIIMDLAGISDVTSKSLGSNTPINVIRATMDGLSKLKTREDVLKLRESAKSLED; translated from the coding sequence ATGGCAAACCGCAACGATTCTCGTAGAGATTCTCGTAAAGATCGTAAAAAAGACGATATTGAAGATCAATTAGTAGCAATTAACCGGATCACCAAGGTTGTTAAGGGTGGTCGTCGCATGAGATTTGCTGCTGTTGTAATCGTCGGCGATAGAAAAGGTCATGTAGGTTTTGGTACTGGTAAGGCTCAAGAAGTCCCAGAAGCTATCCGCAAGGCTGTTGAAGCTGGTAAAAAGAGAATGATTAAGGTACCTACTGTTGGTACTACTATTCCACATGAAGTTATGGGCCATTACGGTTCTGGTAACATTATGTTGAAGCCTGCTGAAGCTGGTTCTGGTGTTGCTGCTGGTGGTGCTGTTCGTATTATCATGGATTTAGCTGGTATTTCAGATGTTACTTCTAAATCACTTGGTTCAAATACACCAATCAATGTTATCCGTGCTACTATGGACGGTTTGAGTAAGTTAAAGACTCGTGAAGATGTTTTGAAACTTCGTGAGTCAGCAAAAAGCTTAGAAGATTAA